The Chloroflexota bacterium genome has a segment encoding these proteins:
- a CDS encoding DUF2520 domain-containing protein: MTGARNLGNIGFIGAGAMASTLAIALHRRGYAVCAVASRTAASAERLAAGIPGCEPLSPQAVADRSDTVFLTVPDDAIAHVAATLRWRDGQAVVHCSGALGLEVLTAAAESGAAVGAMHPLQTFTAGVDPEASLSGIAYAVEAPSPLRDALEALATDLGGWLLPLDSTDRAVYHASAIAACGLVATLLKQASDLWRGVPGLDGNGMRALLPLTRSTLDNIERQGLPAALTGPAARGDVGVVRMHLDALGERAPAFLPLYAALSLALLPIARDKGTLAGLQEAQLRELLTASLTESRTEGAPCA, encoded by the coding sequence ATGACCGGCGCGCGAAACCTCGGCAACATCGGCTTCATCGGCGCGGGCGCAATGGCCTCGACCCTCGCGATCGCCCTCCACCGCCGCGGCTACGCCGTCTGCGCCGTCGCCAGCCGCACCGCAGCTTCCGCCGAGCGTCTTGCCGCCGGGATCCCCGGCTGCGAGCCCCTCTCGCCGCAAGCCGTCGCCGACCGCTCCGACACCGTCTTCCTCACTGTCCCCGATGACGCCATTGCGCACGTCGCCGCGACCCTGCGCTGGCGCGACGGCCAAGCCGTCGTCCACTGCTCCGGCGCTCTGGGCCTCGAGGTGTTGACCGCCGCCGCCGAGTCGGGCGCAGCCGTCGGCGCGATGCACCCGCTGCAGACCTTCACCGCCGGCGTAGACCCCGAGGCATCCCTGAGCGGCATCGCCTACGCCGTCGAGGCTCCCTCACCCTTGCGCGATGCCCTCGAAGCGCTCGCGACCGACCTCGGAGGCTGGCTGCTTCCTCTCGATTCCACCGACCGCGCCGTCTACCACGCCAGCGCCATCGCCGCCTGCGGCCTCGTCGCCACGCTCCTGAAGCAGGCAAGCGACCTCTGGCGCGGCGTCCCCGGCCTTGACGGCAACGGCATGCGCGCCCTCTTGCCCCTGACCCGCAGCACCCTCGACAACATCGAGCGTCAGGGCCTCCCCGCCGCCCTCACCGGCCCCGCCGCCCGCGGCGACGTCGGCGTCGTCCGCATGCACCTCGACGCCCTCGGCGAGCGCGCCCCCGCCTTCCTCCCCCTCTACGCCGCCCTGTCGCTCGCCCTGCTCCCCATCGCCCGCGACAAGGGCACCCTCGCCGGGCTGCAGGAAGCCCAGCTCCGTGAGCTGCTCACCGCATCCCTGACCGAATCCAGGACAGAAGGAGCGCCATGCGCGTAA
- the panC gene encoding pantoate--beta-alanine ligase, whose translation MKVCATIAEVRDALHGVERPLGAVLTMGALHQGHLALVRRARAECKTVAATIYVNPTQFGDARDLDTYPRPMQDDLRVLRREGVDVVLVPSDAEIYPEGFSAWIEPGEIGERLEGEHRPGHFRGVCTVVLKLFNILAPDRSYFGRKDAQQVLVIRRMVDHLALPIDIIAVPTVRERDGLAMSSRNGNLTTQERRAARVLHRALTAAHDLAAEGERNAQTLRTAIHSTLAEEPLATIDYVSIANPDDLKELTTLEGPALASLAVRFGQTRLIDNLTLLG comes from the coding sequence ATGAAGGTCTGCGCCACCATCGCCGAGGTCCGCGACGCCCTCCACGGCGTCGAGCGTCCCCTCGGCGCGGTGCTCACCATGGGCGCCCTCCACCAAGGCCACCTCGCCCTCGTGCGCCGCGCCCGCGCCGAGTGCAAGACGGTGGCGGCCACCATCTACGTCAACCCCACCCAGTTCGGCGACGCCCGCGACCTCGACACCTACCCCCGCCCCATGCAGGACGACCTCCGCGTCCTCCGCCGCGAGGGCGTCGACGTCGTCCTCGTCCCCTCCGACGCCGAGATCTACCCCGAGGGCTTCAGCGCATGGATCGAGCCGGGCGAAATAGGCGAGCGTCTTGAGGGCGAGCACCGCCCCGGCCACTTCCGCGGCGTCTGCACCGTCGTGCTCAAGCTCTTCAACATCCTCGCGCCCGACCGAAGCTACTTCGGCCGGAAGGACGCCCAGCAGGTGCTCGTCATCCGCCGCATGGTCGACCACCTCGCCCTGCCCATCGACATCATCGCCGTCCCCACGGTCCGTGAGCGCGACGGCCTCGCCATGTCCAGCCGCAACGGCAACCTCACCACCCAGGAACGCCGCGCCGCCCGCGTCCTCCACCGAGCCCTGACCGCCGCCCATGACCTCGCCGCCGAAGGCGAACGCAACGCCCAAACCCTCCGCACCGCCATCCACTCCACCCTCGCCGAAGAACCCCTCGCCACCATCGACTACGTCAGCATAGCCAACCCCGATGACCTCAAAGAACTAACCACCCTCGAAGGCCCAGCCCTCGCCTCGCTCGCGGTTCGCTTCGGGCAGACGCGACTGATAGACAACCTCACGCTGCTGGGGTAG